The DNA region ACTATGGGAAAATAACAgggaaaatatgtaaaattcttggtttatatatagggacagttttgtcatttcacaaaagggtatttttgtttaatcctaattgttttggataatttcacttagacccctttaatttaagacatttaatataatttctcataaTTTATCGTATAAGACCGAATATCCTTTacctaatttatatatactttttaattttcactcTTATTTTAAGAAAtctttaatatatcatattttcttcatcttaTATTATAAGGCCTCATCGTCCTGGCTCTTGATCAAGGCTAATAAGATCTGGAAAATGGAACTGTACATGGATTTTAAactaagtatatatttttaatatctttaatcCAAAATcacttgtttaatttaatttagtactCAAAGCTAATTgatgtagttttatttttaacagaATAACAGCTACAACCACTTGGCTAATGTGTACTGAATTTGTTTTTTGGTCCGGTAATGGCGTCTCATGGAAAATTAAACAACCCATTCTGTTGCTGCCATCAGATTGGTTGGATATAATCTCAAACTTGCCTTTTCTGGTCTGCCCCAAACTTTACAAAAGGGTTCTCCTCCAATGGTAGATAAAAGGCATGCTGTGCTGCGCTCCCCTGCAAACAGAATCTTTTGAAATGTCTGTGCAGACAGATTATTTTGCAGTTCTCAGAACTGCCGCCGTAAATATCTTTACCTCATACTAAGATATTGCTTTGTGTGAACTTTACATCGTTTAATTAGATGTCATTTAACATGCAGGAGAACACCCATGGATCACAAAGAGACACCGTCTCCTAGATACAAAATACCGACAAACCTACACCTACAGCTACATTCGAAATGCATATTAATGGTGGGACTTGTTCATGGTTTAATGGAGAAGTCTCCATAAAAATGAAGGATTCCGTTTCATTGTTGCCATCAGATGTTGAAAATCTTgacttcaaatttgtttttcttacgTTATTTCCCCCATTTTCTGATCTTTGTGCAGGTTCACAGTAGGGTTTCTCTTTTGGGGCAGATTAATAGCAGGCTCTTCAACTTCTCTCGCACGTAAAAAGGAATCATGAAGATAAGACTATCTCATGTAACAGTGTGTGAAGTGGCATTACCCTGTCTCTGCAAACTGTAATGGCTGTGCGTGGACCTTCAGCATGTGACTGGAGTATTCTAGGAGCACACTCCTTTTCTACCAAGTTTTGGGATTTTGATTGAGTTTGAGCTTTGCAAACTCTGATGCCAGTAGGTAAGGCTCTACTGACATTTCTGTTTTTGAGTCAGCTGTTGATAGTTGATACCAACATCTCATCAAAATATAAACCGCTTTCTCCCTTTGTATTTTGGCGAAGGCTGGAAGAATTACATTCAtcaattatttgcattaatcTCACTCCTACTAAATTGCTGCAAACTCAACAAAACCCGGCTACATGACGCAGCCTGGCTACCTCCTCcgttaaaaatattacttactTTAGAACTTGATAAAAGTAAATGTTGTATTAATTTTGTTCCCTTCCCTTCTCTCCCAACTCGATTCTTTTCAACCATTTTCAGATTCCTTTATTTGTTATGCTCCCCTTTTATCAACTGATCTATCTCTCTCCCTTATTTCATAAGTTACAAAGCTTTCATAGAATATTCTAGAATGACTAaactaatttcaattctatctacccaattaatatattttggtaGCTTCCTCTCCGTAAATATGCTCCATAAATAACTGATGTCTGTCAATACCTTCCAGCTCTCATTTCTTTCGAAATTTTAGTATGGATTATACtacaattaaacataatattttaattgttaaaaaaacataataaattttgttatatattaatgACTACTAAACATGACCATAGCTTACATTGAAATCAATACAAATTAACACCAGGTCTACAGCAAGTACAGTAACACACATCTTACAAATTAAGactaacatataaataaaaatcacaCTAGTTTTATATATGTGGAAACTCCATCTCttgaaattaaaacacaaatgaCCTAATTagtctaaaaatatatatgttcatatatacatatatatatacacacatacaacTACACATGTATAATGTGATATTGTTATTTGAAACTTGTATTTTCTCTCGCCCATGGATATTTTTCTGCAACTTGACTTCAAGAATCATAAGTTCAACTGTGGCTATTTGACCCATCATCGTCTAATTGTCCTGTAAGGCGACAGAAAACAAATGCATTCTGCAAAGTCCACAGAAAAAAGAAATGCTCATCGTTATTCTCAGGGTACAAAATCAATAGCAAATTAGAAAGGAGCAAACAAGAAAGAATACgagtaaatatataattaatgcaTGCCTGATAAGAAGTGGCGTTGTAGGAATGGTATTCGTGTATCATCCAGTTGGTCTTCACCGCTTTAGAACCGCGGCCTATGTAGAAAACCAAGGTCGTTTTCTTCCCAATCTCATTCTCTTCGCTGTCGTCCCAAACACAACGATCACTACATGTCACTTTCCAGTAACCAGCCTGTGTCGTTCTTTTTATCCCTTTGCCGTTTCCATACTTGCAAGGTTTACTGAAAAAGTACCACTCTTTATCATCTAACAGCGCTGAAAGCCCTACATGcaccatcaaaacaaaaaattattaatgaatggttaaataatataaaacatgtgAGTTCTGAATTGCGATGGATACTTACTAGGCAATTCCCAAGGTTCGAAGTTGCAAATATCAACTTGGTTAACTACGTTGTGCGGGAAATGAAGGCCAGCCATCTTTCTTTCCAGATAATAAGAGATGATTTCTTCATCAGTTGGTTTGAATCTGTATCCCAGCAATTGAACATCAATATTGCTCATCTTCTTTCAATACAATTAATACAAAATAGAGTACATATTTTTCTATAGAAAAGATCACTTATTTATACTAACGGTAGTAGTAGCTTGAGCGCCTGAAATGAGAAGGCGTCTGTCTCATTGACTAGAAGTCTTGACCTTATTTAAGAAGCTAGCTGACGCGGTTTCAGTATACTAGACTATAGCAAAAGCCATACCATGTCACGTCTTTTCTTCATGCATGTATGGATCTCATCAT from Mangifera indica cultivar Alphonso chromosome 8, CATAS_Mindica_2.1, whole genome shotgun sequence includes:
- the LOC123223353 gene encoding NAC domain-containing protein 71-like produces the protein MSNIDVQLLGYRFKPTDEEIISYYLERKMAGLHFPHNVVNQVDICNFEPWELPRLSALLDDKEWYFFSKPCKYGNGKGIKRTTQAGYWKVTCSDRCVWDDSEENEIGKKTTLVFYIGRGSKAVKTNWMIHEYHSYNATSYQNAFVFCRLTGQLDDDGSNSHS